A section of the Triticum dicoccoides isolate Atlit2015 ecotype Zavitan chromosome 7A, WEW_v2.0, whole genome shotgun sequence genome encodes:
- the LOC119327399 gene encoding cortical cell-delineating protein-like: protein MTPSKLAIFLALNLVLLAAAQGCGPYCPPVVPTPPIRPPLVVPSTGGGSCPINTLKLGVCADVLNLVKLRIGVPANEQCCPLLGGLADLDAAVCLCTAIRANILGIQFNVPIDLVLLLNQCGKKCPSDFTCPI from the coding sequence ATGACGCCCTCCAAGCTCGCCATCTTCCTCGCCCTGAACCTGGTCCTCCTTGCCGCCGCCCAGGGCTGCGGACCCTACTGCCCGCCGGTCGTACCTACCCCACCGATCCGCCCACCGCTTGTCGTGCCATCGACCGGCGGGGGCAGCTGCCCGATCAACACGCTGAAGCTGGGCGTGTGCGCCGACGTGCTGAACCTGGTGAAGCTCAGGATCGGTGTGCCGGCGAATGAGCAGTGCTGCCCACTCCTGGGCGGGCTCGCTGACCTCGACGCCGCCGTGTGCCTCTGCACCGCCATCAGGGCCAACATTCTCGGCATCCAGTTCAACGTCCCCAtcgacctcgtcctcctcctcaaccaGTGCGGCAAGAAGTGCCCCTCCGACTTCACCTGCCCTATCTAA